The genomic region CTTTTTCATTGATTTAGAACTTCCTAAACCTAACTATAATATCCATGTAGGTTCCGGTTCTCATGGAAAACAAACTGGCCTTATGATGGAAGGTATTGAAAAGGTTTTGATTGATGAAAAACCTGACATTGTTCTTGTTCAGGGAGATACAAATGCTGTACTTGCAGGTGCATTGGTTGCTCAGAAACTACATATTCCAGTCGGACATGTGGAGGCAGGACTTAGATCTTATGATGTCTCAATGCCTGAGGAGATCAATAGAAAGGCAGCCGATGATTGTTCTTATTTCTATTTTGTACCGACCGAACAGTCTGCCATTAACTTAGTGCTTGAAGGTTACTCTCCTAAGGATATTTATATCACAGGTAATAGTGTGGTAGATACTTGTTATAGGAACTTAAAGATTGCAGAAAAGACAAGTACAATCTTGGACGATTTGGACTTAAATGATAAGGACAATATAATTACACTCACTATGCACAGGGCAGAGAATGTGGATGATAAAGAGAGGGTTACCAGTATTATCCAGGCTTTATTGGAACTTAAAGACTTTAATATTGTTTTTCCAATCCATCCAAGAACTAAGAAAACCTTGGAAAAATTCGGATTATATGAGAAACTGGAGGAAGCAGAACATATCAAAGTTACAAAACCGATTGGCTATCTCGACTTTTTAGTTTTAATCTCCAAGTCAATTATAATCCTAACTGATTCTGGAGGTCTCCAGGAAGAGGCTATCACATTAAATGTTCCTGCATTGACCTTAAGATATAACACTGAAAGACCTGAAACAGTCACTGCCGGTGGAAATATTCTTGTAGGTGCGGATAAGGAAACCATACTTGTAACTGCAGATAAAATCTTAAACAATAAGGAATTCTATAATAAGATGAAAAATGCCAAGAATCCATATGGTGACGGCTCTGCAGCAAGTCAAATGTTGGATGTTATTGAGAAGGCCTATGACAATGACGATTTAAAGATCGAATCACCTCATAGGATAATGACCACCTTTGATGTTGAAATGAGACATGTTGATGAGAACATCACTGTCGAGGAATTCGAGGATATCCATAACACTCTTGTAAGGGTCGTATATAAGAATGATTCAATGGTTTTCCCTAGTCCCGATTTAAATATTAAAGATTCAATTATCTTGTTTAATCAATATGGCTTAGATGAAATGTTATATTAATAATATTTTTAATTTTAACTTTTTTTAAAATATTTATGATGATATTATGTCTTATGATTTAAGTTCTGTAAATGAAAACTCTATATTGGTATTTGAATATTATACCTCTACAGGTTTAGATGATTTATGTATTAGTTCCGAAGCGGCGGCACTTGTAAGTGGATTGGTTGACGATTTAAAAGATGAGGATGTATACTTTCTTTTAAGTAAAAAGTATTCCTATCTTGCAGATGGTAAGGATGCAAATATAATTGTCCTTGATGAGGATAAATCCGATAACGCTTTAGAGGATTTTCTAATAGAAAATGTCCGTAAATTTAAGAAATCCATATTTATAGCATCTGAGGAAGAGAACAATCTTTATGATTTAACAAAATTCCTAGAGGATAATGATGTAAAGCTTTATGTGTCCAATGCAGAGTCAACAGGTATATGCTCAGATAAATTCAAAATGTATCAAGCATTAAAATCCGATGCAATTCAGCCATTTACCTATAAAATCACTTTGGATTCTGATATATTCTGGAAAAAACCAATATTGTTCAATCTTAAATCTTATAATATGGATAAGGAAAATTATGAATACGGTCTGGATGATGAGTTGATAGACAATCTGGAAATTAAAAATAAATTCATTGCAAAACCTATAAATGGTGTGGACTGTGAGGATATCAAGATCATCGAGTCAAGGGAAGATATTGATGATTTGGAAAACGTCTTTGCGGAAGGCAGTGATGTTCTAATCCAGGAATATATTGAAGGTGAGGTATTAAGTGTGAGCCTTATAAGTGACGGTGTTGATGCTATACCAGTAAGCCTAAATAAACAATTTGTAACCATATCAAAGGATAAACAACAATATCTTGGTGGCCAGGTTCTATATAATCATCCTGCTTTAAATCAGATATTTGACTCAGCCGTTGAAGCTGTTAAGGCTATTGAAGGACTTAAAGGTTTTATTGGTGTAGACTTAATTGCCAATAAAAAGGATAATGGTAAATTTGAAGTCTATATTATTGAGATAAATTCAAGATTTACAACACCTTATGTAGGCTTAAGACAAGCTTTGGATATGAATATTGGTCAAACCATTATAGATTTAATAGACGGTAAAATATCTATTGAAGATATTAAGGATATACCTGTTAAATATCCCGTTAAATTCTATAAAAAGGATGGACTATTGAAGCTTGAAAAGGCTTAAGAATTAACATATTAAAAACTTTTAAATGGATTTTATTATTTCATATAACGTTTTTAACCTTTAATTTTTTAATTTTTAAAAATATTCTTTTCCAATTAAAATATTTTTTTTAGAGAATATCTTCTATCTGATTTTTACCTTTTTAATTTTTTAATTAGAAACTATTTTTTAAAATGTAAGATTTAATTATAATAGAATCTTATATAATTATTATATTCTTAAAATTAGAATATTGTTTTCTAATAATTATTACAATTATTTTAAAATTTCAATTCAAATTATTTATAAGGAGTTTATTTAATGAAAATAGCAGGTTTTGATATTGGTGGTGCAAACACTGATTTAGCTATTGTTGATTTTGATAATAATGGAGAAATAAAAAATATAGAAACTGATTTCTCATTTTTACCAATGTGGAGTGAAAATGATACACTTGAAGATGTTTTAAAAGAATTAATTGAGAATATCTGCCCTCTTGATGAACTTGATGGTGTAGGTATCTCAATGACTGCGGAACTTGTGGACGCATATAACACCAAAAAAGATGGGATATTGGATGTTGCAGGTAAATGTGAAAACGTCTTTGATGTTCCTCTAGGATACATTACTCTTGATGGTGTAAAATCTCCTGAGGATTTAAGAAAAGATCCACTTAAAGCCGCAGCTGCAAACTGGATTGCAACAGCACCAATTGCAAGTAAAATCGCTGATGATTGTATATTTGTAGATACTGGAAGTACTACAACCGATATTATCCCAGTTAAAAATGGAAAGGAATGCGCTAAAGGTCGTTCAGATATGGAAAGGTTAGGTACTGGTGAACTTGTATACACTGGTACATTAAGAACTAATCTATGTGCATTTTTAGATAAGGTCCCTCTTGAAAAGGATGGTGAAACTATTGAATATAGGGTTGGTTCTGAGCTATTTGCCGAAACCGCTGATATTTATATGGTTTTAGGTTTAATCAATCAGGATGATTATGTCTGTAATACTAATGATGGAAAGGGAAAATCTATCATCGAATGTGAAAGACGTATTGCAAGAGTGTTATGTGCAGATTTAGACATGTTAAGTGAGGATGATATTAAACAATTATCTGAAAACATTCATCAAGCTCAAATTAAACAAGTTGCAGGGGCTATTGGTGAAGTATCAGAAAGGGAAGGACTAGATACTATCGTTGTAACCGGTCTTGGTAAAGATATTATAGATAGACCTGCTGCAGAATCATTAGGTCTGACTGTTAAATCTATGGATGAATTCTTAACAGATGAGGAATGTGTTGTAGCACCTGCTGTAGGAACTGCAATATTGACTGAAGAGTTTTTAAGAAACTCTTAATCACTTTTTATTTTTTTTATCCATTTTTTTTGAATTCTGATTTTTTTTTTTAAAATCTTGGTTATTTTTTTTAATAGGTTGTTTATTAGCTATTTTTCTACTAAATTTATTTTTGTCTCGATTTTCCCATAATTTACCTATTTTTTGAGTTTTTATTTTTTTATTATTTTTAGCTGTTTTTCTTAAATTAGGTATATTTGATCTTTTAATTTTCAATATTCAATAGTTTTATTTTAATTTTTTTATTTAAATTATTATAATATTATATTATTTAGTTTAACAAAAATTATATTCTTATTTTTGATGTATAGTTAAAAATATAAGTTATTTTTAGATTTAACATTTATTTTATGGGAATGAAAAATCAAGTATCAATTAAATTTTATACTTTGACCTAAATAAATGGAAAAAAATATATATTTTATAGGTCAAATATTAAATTAATTATTTGGGAGGCAAGGTGTTTAAAATGGGTGAAAAACTTGGTGAAAGACTTGAAAAATTAAGGAAACTTAATAATTTAACTCAGGAACAAATAAGTAATTATCTTGATTTGGATCAAAGTAATTACTCAAAGATTGAAAAGGGCAAAAGAAATTTAAATGTAAGTTCCTTGGATAAGGTATGTTTGTTATATGATTGTTCTCCAGAGTATCTTTTAGGTGAATCTGATGTGTATAATCCTCAGAAAATAGCATTTCGACTTGATAAAAAGGATTATGATTTAAATGTTGTAAGTAAAATTAATGAGACAATGAAGTACTTAAACTTATTAGAGGAATTAAATGATGGGGAATAAGATTTATGGAAAAAGAAGAGAAACTAGCTATTAGGCTAAGAGATAGATGGGATATAAACACACATAGTCCAATTGATATTTTTCCATTGGTTTTAGATAAGATTAAGGATCTAACTTTGTTATGGTATGATATGAATCAATCTATTAGTGGCTGTTGTTGTAAGAATGATAAAAATCAAATAATCATGATTAATTCTAATCATACTAAGGGAAGACAGAATTTCACTTTGGCTCATGAGTTATATCATTTGTTATTTGATGGGGATAATAATTGGTCTGTTTGCGGTACTAATTTTAATAATGAAAATGAGATACTGGCTAATAACTTTGCCTCTTATTTTTTATTACCATCATGCGGATTAGAAAAGTTTATTGAAAATAATAATATTAACAAGTGGAATCTTGAAGATATTATAAAATGTGAGCAATTTTTCCAGATTAGTCATCATTCAATGTTATTTAGGCTTAAAAATGAGGATTATATATCTCAAAGAGAGTTTGATAAATTTAAGAGTTCTATAAAAATTAATGCTATGAATTTAGGCTATGATTTAACATTATATAATGAATCACCAAATGATAAGAAATTTTACATGTTAGGTAAATTGATTCCTTTGGTGAATAAAAGTTATGAAAGGGGTTTAATTTCAAAAGGTCTAATGGAGGAAATCTTAATAAAGAATTATAGATCAGATATTGTATATAATTTAAAGGAGGATTAAATTGATTAAAAAACAAACTTTTTATGATTCTGATTGTTTATCCTCTTTTTTAATAATTAACGAGGGAAACCTTTTGAAAGAACTCTTTCATGAAATTAATATACCTTCACAAGTTTATGAGGAATTAACATGTGAAGGAACCCCAGAAAATGTAAAAAATAACTTACAAGAATTGATTAAGGATAATTTTGTAAAAATAGTTGATTTAAATGCCGGAACAGCAGAATATTTAAATTATAGAAATATTATTAATGGAAACCTGTATAAAGGTTGTAGAATAGGTAAAGGTGAAGCTGCAGCAATCACTTTGGCCTATGAAAATAAAGGTATTTTGGCATCAAATAATTTTAAAGATATTAAATTTTATGTTGATTATTTTGAATTACCTTTATTAACCACGGCTTACTTGTTGGGGATATTGTTTGATAAAAATATAATAAATAAAGATGAAGCTAATTCAATGTGGAATAAAATGATAAAATACAGAAGAGCATTACCGGAATCATCTTTTGAAATATATTATAATAATCTTTATAAAAAAGATTATGATGATTTCGGAAAAAGAATTGAATTTTAATAAAAAGGCGATTTTTTTTATCAATGATTTTTTTGTTATTTGATTTTAAGAGTATCTATTCAAACTTTTAAGATTTGTAGAAAATATTTTAAAAAATAAAAAAATAAAAATAGGGTTTCAAGTGAAGAATTTAATACCACACATCTTTTGCACCAATTAAATATGCTATCATATTGGTGAATAGGTGTAGGAATAAAGTTAAAATACATATTGTAATTATAACCTGCCAATCAAGTCTTATTGCAAATGCAGATATAATTAATGCTCCAAATACGAAATCTAGCTGATCAAGTATTGGTGCAGGTTCGCCTTGTTGTATGTTGATTCTTCTTTTAATGAAACTTCCACTGGCATCACCAAGCAAAGCCCCTAGGCCAAGTAAGAATCCAATAAGTAAACCTTGATATAGTCCGTTATATGTAATCAAAGGGATAATTCCATAGGATAATTGGATAAGTGTTGGCGTGTAAATTCCCTGAAGACCACCTACAATAGTTCCGATAATAGTACCTGCTATTAGTCCTCTCCAGGTACATCCTTTACCAATTATGTCATGTCCGTCTTTGGTTTTATGACCAAAATCTAATGGTGTACCTCCCCCAAATATAAGGCCACTAATATTGGATAGGTATGCAGGTAACATAAAATAAATTGAAACTACACATAAGATACCAATATAAAAAAAATCAATGTTCATTTTTTCCCCAAGTAAATTCTATAAACATTATTAGATTTAATTATCCTTTTAAAAATAGTTTTCTAATATTTTTCTAAAAATTTAAATATTCATTGTTATAAATATATTTAAATATTATAATAATTAATAATTTAATTAGTTTAAATTTTATTTTGTTTTTATATTACTTTTTCATTTTAATAAATTTTTAATTTAAACTTTATTATTATAGGTAATGTTATTTTAAAAATATAGGTGATTATTTGATTAAAAAAACCAAAAGTCTATGTCCGGAATGTTTTAAACCTGTAGACGCTGAAGTCTATGAGGAAAACGGAAAAATAATGATTAAAAAAACATGTCCTGAACACGGGGAGTTTACTAACACTTATTGGAGTGATGCAAAACTTTATGAAAAGGCAGATAGTTTCCCAACTACTGCTACAAAAATTGATAATCCTCAGATTAAACGTAATTCTGGTTGTCCTAACAATTGTGGTTTATGTGAGCAACATCAAACCTCAACAGTTTTAGGTTTAATTGACGTTACAAACAGATGTAATCTTAAATGTCCAGTATGTTTTGCTAATGCGGCAGTAAGTAAACGATTATTTGAACCTACCCGGGCTGAAATCAGGATGATGCTTCAAAACCTAAGGAATCTTAAACCAGTTCCTACTCCTGCTATCCAATATGCTGGTGGAGAGCCTACTGTAAGAAACGATTTACCTGAACTTATTAAGATGGCTAAGGATGAGGGATTTGTTCATGTTCAAATTGCTACCAATGGTTTAAGACTTGGAAGGAAGAAAGGCTATGCTGAGGAGCTTAAAGAA from Methanobrevibacter boviskoreani JH1 harbors:
- the wecB gene encoding non-hydrolyzing UDP-N-acetylglucosamine 2-epimerase → MKIGVVLGTRPEIIKMAPVIDEIQKRGHELLLIHTGQHYDKEMSENFFIDLELPKPNYNIHVGSGSHGKQTGLMMEGIEKVLIDEKPDIVLVQGDTNAVLAGALVAQKLHIPVGHVEAGLRSYDVSMPEEINRKAADDCSYFYFVPTEQSAINLVLEGYSPKDIYITGNSVVDTCYRNLKIAEKTSTILDDLDLNDKDNIITLTMHRAENVDDKERVTSIIQALLELKDFNIVFPIHPRTKKTLEKFGLYEKLEEAEHIKVTKPIGYLDFLVLISKSIIILTDSGGLQEEAITLNVPALTLRYNTERPETVTAGGNILVGADKETILVTADKILNNKEFYNKMKNAKNPYGDGSAASQMLDVIEKAYDNDDLKIESPHRIMTTFDVEMRHVDENITVEEFEDIHNTLVRVVYKNDSMVFPSPDLNIKDSIILFNQYGLDEMLY
- a CDS encoding ATP-grasp domain-containing protein, whose product is MSYDLSSVNENSILVFEYYTSTGLDDLCISSEAAALVSGLVDDLKDEDVYFLLSKKYSYLADGKDANIIVLDEDKSDNALEDFLIENVRKFKKSIFIASEEENNLYDLTKFLEDNDVKLYVSNAESTGICSDKFKMYQALKSDAIQPFTYKITLDSDIFWKKPILFNLKSYNMDKENYEYGLDDELIDNLEIKNKFIAKPINGVDCEDIKIIESREDIDDLENVFAEGSDVLIQEYIEGEVLSVSLISDGVDAIPVSLNKQFVTISKDKQQYLGGQVLYNHPALNQIFDSAVEAVKAIEGLKGFIGVDLIANKKDNGKFEVYIIEINSRFTTPYVGLRQALDMNIGQTIIDLIDGKISIEDIKDIPVKYPVKFYKKDGLLKLEKA
- a CDS encoding hydantoinase/oxoprolinase family protein, which codes for MKIAGFDIGGANTDLAIVDFDNNGEIKNIETDFSFLPMWSENDTLEDVLKELIENICPLDELDGVGISMTAELVDAYNTKKDGILDVAGKCENVFDVPLGYITLDGVKSPEDLRKDPLKAAAANWIATAPIASKIADDCIFVDTGSTTTDIIPVKNGKECAKGRSDMERLGTGELVYTGTLRTNLCAFLDKVPLEKDGETIEYRVGSELFAETADIYMVLGLINQDDYVCNTNDGKGKSIIECERRIARVLCADLDMLSEDDIKQLSENIHQAQIKQVAGAIGEVSEREGLDTIVVTGLGKDIIDRPAAESLGLTVKSMDEFLTDEECVVAPAVGTAILTEEFLRNS
- a CDS encoding helix-turn-helix domain-containing protein codes for the protein MGEKLGERLEKLRKLNNLTQEQISNYLDLDQSNYSKIEKGKRNLNVSSLDKVCLLYDCSPEYLLGESDVYNPQKIAFRLDKKDYDLNVVSKINETMKYLNLLEELNDGE
- a CDS encoding ImmA/IrrE family metallo-endopeptidase, which produces MEKEEKLAIRLRDRWDINTHSPIDIFPLVLDKIKDLTLLWYDMNQSISGCCCKNDKNQIIMINSNHTKGRQNFTLAHELYHLLFDGDNNWSVCGTNFNNENEILANNFASYFLLPSCGLEKFIENNNINKWNLEDIIKCEQFFQISHHSMLFRLKNEDYISQREFDKFKSSIKINAMNLGYDLTLYNESPNDKKFYMLGKLIPLVNKSYERGLISKGLMEEILIKNYRSDIVYNLKED
- a CDS encoding CDP-2,3-bis-(O-geranylgeranyl)-sn-glycerol synthase, whose translation is MNIDFFYIGILCVVSIYFMLPAYLSNISGLIFGGGTPLDFGHKTKDGHDIIGKGCTWRGLIAGTIIGTIVGGLQGIYTPTLIQLSYGIIPLITYNGLYQGLLIGFLLGLGALLGDASGSFIKRRINIQQGEPAPILDQLDFVFGALIISAFAIRLDWQVIITICILTLFLHLFTNMIAYLIGAKDVWY